The Haloplanus salinarum genome includes a region encoding these proteins:
- a CDS encoding sulfite exporter TauE/SafE family protein has translation MTASAYSRAQKWFLKYQHVFVFTAPLVFVVAVLTSAPTTGTTDVTYWLEFWWLFPVFLLGATIVNTVGISGSALFVPFLIFLFPLFAQPLEPETIVKVGLISEAFGLSSSSVAFVQYGLVDRRLALTLVGGSLPFVVGGALLSFVIPEPLFHALLGLALLAAAYLLFKTNLDHGGGTDSTATDGGAAVGGELPDDSGKLGPAGVETATDGTVTRVDREGDDYTYTRAGYLRRAANYSVGGTFQGLAGFGIGELGLISMLGTRIPVRVAIGTNHIVVALTAVLASLVHVFGGGVVGGHSLSLASTPWNMVVFTVPATVTGGQVAPYVSNALSTRTIKRFVAMLFGIIATALFLMAVGLG, from the coding sequence ATGACTGCGTCCGCATACAGCCGTGCGCAGAAGTGGTTCCTGAAGTACCAACACGTGTTCGTCTTCACGGCGCCGCTCGTCTTCGTCGTCGCAGTCCTCACCTCGGCGCCCACGACGGGGACCACGGACGTAACCTACTGGCTCGAATTCTGGTGGCTGTTCCCCGTCTTCCTGCTCGGTGCGACCATCGTGAACACCGTCGGGATCAGCGGGTCCGCCCTCTTCGTGCCGTTTCTCATCTTCCTGTTCCCCCTCTTCGCCCAGCCGCTCGAACCGGAAACCATCGTGAAAGTCGGGCTCATCAGCGAGGCGTTCGGACTCTCGAGTTCGTCGGTGGCGTTCGTCCAGTACGGACTCGTCGACCGACGGCTGGCACTGACGCTCGTCGGCGGGTCGCTCCCCTTCGTCGTCGGCGGCGCGTTGCTCTCCTTCGTCATCCCGGAGCCGCTGTTTCACGCGCTGCTCGGTCTCGCTCTGCTGGCGGCCGCTTACCTCCTGTTCAAAACCAATCTCGATCACGGCGGCGGGACCGATAGCACCGCCACGGACGGGGGCGCGGCGGTCGGCGGCGAACTCCCCGACGACAGCGGCAAACTCGGGCCAGCGGGCGTCGAGACGGCCACCGACGGGACGGTGACACGCGTCGACCGCGAAGGCGACGACTACACCTACACCCGTGCGGGCTACCTGCGCCGGGCCGCGAACTACAGCGTCGGCGGCACCTTCCAGGGGCTCGCGGGCTTCGGCATCGGCGAACTGGGGCTCATCTCGATGCTCGGGACGCGGATTCCGGTGCGCGTGGCCATCGGGACGAACCACATCGTCGTCGCCCTGACGGCGGTGCTGGCCTCCCTCGTCCACGTCTTCGGCGGCGGGGTCGTCGGCGGTCACTCGCTCAGTCTCGCCTCGACACCCTGGAATATGGTCGTGTTCACGGTGCCGGCGACGGTGACGGGCGGACAGGTCGCCCCCTACGTGTCGAACGCCCTCAGCACCCGAACGATCAAGCGGTTCGTCGCGATGCTTTTCGGCATCATCGCGACGGCGCTGTTCCTGATGGCCGTCGGCCTCGGGTAG
- a CDS encoding transcription antitermination protein, which translates to MDGTTLVETLTDDLETELSRLGSSKWLYALTEGEMTGSTVRAAAAADASAAAERFEAWAADGGTADLFADLADTATDRADTVDADADPADRRTYGTLAGFDDPVARLGGALGHSLVLDRTVGQMVGFFVGDADPSTAGTFRDLRDEADADRDRIVAALDDRCDSDADWDRARSAATAVVEATYEDYVETLESMGIKPKNVC; encoded by the coding sequence ATGGACGGCACGACGCTCGTCGAGACGCTGACAGACGACTTGGAGACGGAGCTCTCGCGGCTCGGCTCCTCGAAGTGGCTCTACGCGCTGACGGAGGGGGAGATGACCGGTTCGACGGTCCGCGCCGCGGCGGCGGCGGACGCGTCGGCGGCCGCCGAACGGTTCGAGGCCTGGGCGGCCGACGGCGGGACCGCGGACCTCTTCGCCGACCTCGCGGACACGGCCACGGACCGGGCCGACACCGTCGACGCCGACGCCGACCCCGCCGACCGCCGGACCTACGGGACGCTCGCCGGGTTCGACGACCCCGTCGCGCGCCTCGGGGGCGCCCTCGGCCACTCGCTCGTCCTCGACCGGACGGTCGGCCAGATGGTCGGTTTCTTCGTCGGCGACGCCGACCCCTCGACGGCCGGCACCTTCCGTGACCTCCGGGACGAGGCCGACGCCGACCGGGATCGAATCGTCGCCGCGCTCGACGACCGCTGTGACTCGGACGCGGACTGGGACCGCGCCCGGAGCGCCGCGACGGCCGTCGTCGAGGCGACCTACGAGGACTACGTCGAGACGCTCGAATCCATGGGTATCAAACCGAAGAACGTCTGTTGA
- the uvrB gene encoding excinuclease ABC subunit UvrB, whose product MSDENSGPLQPDRPDADRAFRVDAPFEPAGDQPDAIEELVAGYEAGMAEQTLLGVTGSGKTNTVSWVIEELQQPTLVIAHNKTLAAQLYEEFRNLFPDNAVEYFVSYYDYYQPEAYVEQTDTFIDKDASINDEIDRLRHSATRSLLTREDVIVVASVSAIYGLGDPANYVDMALRLEAGQAIDRDELLARLVDLNYERNDVDFTQGTFRVRGDTVEVFPMYGRYALRVEFWGDEIDRLTKLDPLEGEVKSREPAALIHPAEHYSIPEERLENAIEEIEALMEDRVAYFERQGDLVAAQRIEERTTFDIEMLRETGYCSGIENYSVHLSDRDSGEAPYTLLDYFPDDFLTVIDESHQTLPQIKGQYEGDKSRKDSLVENGFRLPTAYDNRPLTFDEFVEKTNRTLYVSATPGDYEREHSDQVVEQIVRPTYLVDPAVEVADATGQVEDLMDRIDERIERDERVLVTTLTKRMAEDLTEYLSEAGVAVEYMHDETDTLERHELIRGLRLGEFDVLVGINLLREGLDIPEVSLVAILDADQEGFLRSETTLVQTMGRAARNVNGEVVLYADEVTDAMQSAIDETRRRRRIQREFNEEHGHDPTTIEKAVGETNLPGSETDTSGVTGDAPETDEEARARIEALEDRMETAADNLEFELAADIRDRIRELRAEFEFEDADDGVAPELDSEF is encoded by the coding sequence GTGAGCGACGAGAACTCCGGGCCGCTCCAGCCCGACCGCCCCGACGCCGACCGCGCCTTCCGGGTCGACGCTCCCTTCGAGCCCGCGGGCGACCAGCCCGACGCCATCGAGGAACTCGTCGCCGGCTACGAGGCCGGGATGGCCGAGCAGACGCTCCTCGGGGTGACCGGTTCCGGCAAGACGAACACGGTGTCGTGGGTGATCGAGGAACTCCAGCAGCCGACGCTCGTCATCGCCCACAACAAGACCCTCGCCGCACAGCTCTACGAGGAGTTCCGGAACCTCTTCCCCGACAACGCCGTCGAGTATTTCGTCTCCTACTACGACTACTACCAGCCCGAGGCGTACGTCGAACAGACGGACACCTTCATCGACAAGGACGCCTCGATCAACGACGAGATCGACCGTCTGCGCCACTCGGCCACCCGCTCGCTGTTGACCCGCGAGGACGTGATCGTCGTCGCCTCGGTGTCGGCCATCTACGGCCTCGGCGACCCTGCGAACTACGTCGACATGGCCCTCCGCCTCGAAGCGGGCCAGGCGATCGACCGCGACGAACTGCTGGCCCGCCTGGTCGACCTCAACTACGAGCGCAACGACGTCGACTTCACCCAGGGCACCTTCCGGGTGCGGGGCGACACCGTCGAGGTGTTCCCGATGTACGGCCGCTACGCCCTCCGAGTGGAGTTCTGGGGCGACGAGATCGACCGCCTGACGAAACTCGATCCGCTGGAAGGCGAGGTGAAGAGCCGCGAACCCGCCGCCCTGATCCACCCGGCGGAACACTACTCCATCCCCGAGGAGCGCCTCGAAAACGCCATCGAAGAGATCGAGGCCCTGATGGAGGATCGGGTCGCCTACTTCGAGCGCCAGGGTGACCTCGTCGCCGCCCAGCGGATCGAGGAGCGCACCACCTTCGACATCGAGATGCTCCGCGAGACGGGCTACTGCTCGGGCATCGAGAACTACTCCGTCCACCTCTCGGACCGGGACTCCGGCGAGGCGCCCTACACCCTCCTCGATTACTTCCCCGACGACTTCCTCACCGTCATCGACGAGTCCCACCAGACCCTCCCCCAGATCAAAGGGCAGTACGAGGGCGACAAGTCCCGCAAGGACTCGCTGGTCGAGAACGGCTTTCGCCTCCCGACCGCCTACGACAACCGCCCGCTCACCTTCGACGAGTTCGTCGAGAAGACGAACCGCACCCTCTACGTCTCGGCCACCCCGGGCGACTACGAACGGGAGCACTCCGACCAGGTGGTCGAACAGATCGTTCGGCCCACGTATCTGGTCGACCCCGCGGTCGAAGTCGCCGACGCCACCGGCCAGGTCGAGGACCTCATGGACCGCATCGACGAGCGGATCGAACGCGACGAACGCGTCCTCGTCACGACGCTCACCAAGCGCATGGCCGAGGACCTCACCGAGTACCTCTCGGAGGCCGGCGTGGCGGTGGAGTACATGCACGACGAGACGGACACCTTGGAGCGTCACGAACTGATTCGGGGGCTTCGCCTCGGGGAGTTCGACGTCCTCGTCGGCATCAACCTCCTCCGCGAGGGGCTCGACATCCCCGAGGTGTCGCTGGTGGCCATCCTCGACGCCGACCAGGAGGGCTTCCTCCGCTCGGAGACGACGCTCGTCCAGACGATGGGACGGGCGGCCCGCAACGTCAACGGCGAGGTCGTGTTGTACGCCGACGAGGTCACCGACGCCATGCAGTCGGCCATCGACGAGACCCGCCGTCGCCGCCGCATCCAGCGCGAGTTCAACGAGGAACACGGTCACGACCCGACGACCATCGAGAAGGCGGTCGGCGAGACCAACCTTCCGGGGAGCGAGACGGACACCTCCGGGGTGACGGGCGACGCCCCCGAGACCGACGAGGAGGCCCGCGCCCGGATCGAGGCGCTCGAAGACCGGATGGAGACCGCCGCCGACAACCTGGAGTTCGAACTCGCGGCCGACATCCGCGACCGCATCCGCGAACTCCGCGCCGAGTTCGAGTTCGAGGACGCCGACGACGGCGTCGCCCCCGAACTCGACTCCGAGTTCTGA
- a CDS encoding DUF7553 family protein, translating to MAQQLELASEELRAAADLADGDEQDRLETQADSLADLVETGADHGRLARHENALREVEAATGDEVGEHIQAAMDAITEHRKTLDGV from the coding sequence ATGGCCCAGCAACTCGAACTGGCGAGCGAAGAACTGCGCGCCGCGGCCGACTTGGCCGACGGCGACGAACAGGACCGACTGGAAACACAGGCCGACAGCCTGGCCGACCTGGTGGAGACGGGGGCGGACCACGGCCGCCTGGCGCGCCACGAGAACGCGCTCCGGGAGGTCGAAGCGGCGACCGGCGACGAGGTCGGCGAACACATCCAGGCGGCGATGGACGCCATCACCGAACACCGGAAGACCCTCGACGGGGTGTGA
- a CDS encoding DUF7554 family protein gives MNRALLDVEDLLKLVLLLVLVWLVLRVVGEVFDIFFGLLGFLPDLLGLLVVVLIVLWLLDRI, from the coding sequence ATGAACCGTGCGCTACTCGACGTGGAAGACCTGCTCAAGCTGGTGCTCCTCCTCGTCCTCGTCTGGCTCGTCCTCAGGGTGGTCGGCGAGGTGTTCGACATCTTCTTCGGCTTGCTTGGGTTCCTCCCGGACCTCCTCGGTCTCCTCGTCGTCGTGTTGATCGTCCTCTGGCTTCTCGACCGCATCTGA
- a CDS encoding cytochrome P450 has protein sequence MRQQSRPPGPRGEPVFGNSRQYARDPFSFLTACESAYGDVVAADLGPMETYIATNPADIERILVGDHAKYRKPAFQDDALGRLLGDGLLLSEGDRWRKQRDLANPAFDMSRIADIADVMARHATEAVETWAAGDDLDLELEMARLTVRIIADAMLGVDLGEERVRTIQENLEPLGARFEPDPIRFVTPDWLPTPENRAYEAAVQRLEDVVADVIDERRGTEGSADDEDPPMDLLSILLRAQNRNEQTDEQLRDEVVTMLLAGHDTTALTLTYAFYLLSEHPDAEQRVHAELDDVLDGPPTFADARELTYLDRVLQETMRLYPPVYVMFREPVVDVKLGGYRIPEGAAIMLPQWAVHRSPRWWTEPERFDPDRWTRERRADRPRFAHFPFGGGPRHCIGKHFSLLEAKIILAVVGREYRLEYARDEPFDLRGSLTMHPEDGMPMRVRER, from the coding sequence ATGCGCCAGCAGTCACGGCCTCCCGGTCCCCGTGGAGAGCCAGTCTTCGGCAACAGCAGACAGTACGCCCGGGACCCCTTCTCGTTCCTGACGGCGTGTGAGTCGGCCTACGGGGACGTGGTGGCGGCCGACCTCGGTCCGATGGAGACCTACATCGCGACGAACCCCGCCGACATCGAGCGGATCCTGGTCGGCGACCACGCGAAGTACCGGAAGCCGGCGTTCCAGGACGACGCGCTCGGCCGCCTCCTCGGCGACGGTCTGCTCCTGAGCGAGGGCGACCGGTGGCGGAAGCAACGCGACCTGGCCAACCCCGCGTTCGACATGTCGCGGATCGCCGACATCGCCGACGTGATGGCCCGACACGCGACCGAGGCCGTCGAAACGTGGGCGGCGGGCGACGACCTGGACCTGGAACTGGAGATGGCACGGCTGACGGTTCGGATCATCGCCGACGCCATGCTGGGGGTCGACCTCGGCGAGGAGCGGGTGCGGACGATTCAGGAGAACCTCGAACCCCTGGGGGCGCGGTTCGAACCCGACCCGATCCGGTTCGTCACGCCGGACTGGCTCCCCACGCCCGAGAACCGGGCGTACGAGGCCGCAGTCCAGCGACTGGAGGACGTGGTGGCGGACGTGATCGACGAGCGCCGCGGCACCGAGGGCAGCGCCGACGACGAGGACCCGCCGATGGACCTGCTCTCGATCCTGCTGCGGGCGCAAAACCGGAACGAACAGACGGACGAACAGCTCCGCGACGAGGTGGTGACGATGCTGCTCGCGGGCCACGACACGACGGCGCTGACGCTCACCTACGCGTTCTACCTGCTCTCGGAGCATCCCGACGCCGAGCAGCGGGTCCACGCGGAACTCGACGACGTCCTCGACGGCCCGCCGACGTTCGCGGACGCCCGGGAGCTGACCTATCTGGATCGGGTGCTCCAGGAGACGATGCGGCTCTATCCGCCCGTCTACGTGATGTTCCGGGAACCCGTGGTGGACGTGAAACTCGGGGGCTATCGGATACCCGAGGGGGCGGCGATCATGCTCCCCCAGTGGGCGGTCCACCGCTCGCCGCGGTGGTGGACGGAGCCGGAGCGGTTCGACCCCGACCGCTGGACCCGGGAGCGGCGTGCCGACCGCCCGCGGTTCGCACACTTCCCGTTCGGCGGCGGGCCACGCCACTGCATCGGCAAACACTTCTCGCTCCTGGAGGCGAAGATCATCCTCGCGGTCGTCGGTCGCGAGTACCGCCTCGAATACGCCCGCGACGAGCCCTTCGACCTCCGGGGGTCGCTGACGATGCATCCCGAAGACGGGATGCCGATGCGGGTTCGGGAGCGCTAG
- a CDS encoding DUF7090 family protein, translated as MDYTLAIDGAPETIPGGTGILLLHPSIGETDRIDTDFLKTDTDNFLVVSTRTTAREVEQKLEHYDVDESRADILDTLSVERGYSRRPSDRVHYVASPDDLDGIVAKTEAFLGSHEGKRRVSVDSLTEMAYYADEDRVYEATKQLLDLLAEYDAVGLFHLSKEVHDEATLTRFRELFDGVLDLGVDGDVTATFDT; from the coding sequence ATGGATTACACGCTCGCCATCGACGGCGCGCCGGAGACGATTCCCGGCGGGACGGGTATCCTCCTGTTGCACCCGAGCATCGGCGAGACCGACCGCATCGACACCGACTTTCTGAAGACCGACACGGACAACTTCCTCGTCGTTTCGACCCGGACCACCGCTCGCGAGGTCGAACAGAAGCTCGAACACTACGACGTCGACGAGTCCCGGGCGGACATCCTGGATACGCTCTCCGTCGAACGGGGCTACTCCCGACGCCCCTCGGACCGCGTCCACTACGTCGCCTCGCCGGACGACCTCGACGGCATCGTCGCCAAGACGGAGGCCTTCCTGGGGAGCCACGAGGGGAAACGGCGGGTGAGCGTCGACTCGCTCACCGAGATGGCGTACTACGCGGACGAGGACCGGGTGTACGAGGCGACGAAACAGCTCCTCGATCTGCTGGCGGAGTACGACGCAGTCGGCCTGTTCCACCTCTCGAAGGAGGTCCACGACGAGGCGACGCTGACCCGCTTTCGCGAACTGTTCGACGGCGTCCTCGATCTGGGGGTCGACGGCGACGTCACCGCGACGTTCGACACCTGA
- a CDS encoding 2'-5' RNA ligase family protein yields MYSLNVPIPGAVERLANDLHPKLTGFDRLRDRHAVVCKRFAADEDDYHRLRERLRTALSPTPAFEATVTGVDAFETPTHGPGPVVYLAVESPGLRDLHRRLVETFGVVHDDLEGAAYVPHVTLARDGPPEAVDRLLATDIEPVSWTVSELHLWSRARRETAWRVSLPRP; encoded by the coding sequence GTGTACAGCCTCAACGTCCCCATCCCCGGCGCAGTCGAGCGTCTGGCGAACGACCTCCACCCGAAACTGACGGGGTTCGACCGGCTCCGCGACCGCCACGCCGTCGTCTGCAAGCGGTTCGCGGCCGACGAGGACGACTACCACCGCCTGCGCGAACGCCTCCGCACGGCGCTCTCGCCGACGCCCGCGTTCGAGGCGACGGTGACCGGCGTCGACGCCTTCGAGACGCCCACCCACGGTCCCGGACCCGTGGTCTACCTCGCCGTCGAGAGCCCGGGACTCCGGGACCTGCACCGGCGGCTGGTCGAGACGTTCGGCGTCGTCCACGACGACCTGGAGGGCGCGGCCTACGTGCCCCACGTCACCCTCGCCCGCGACGGCCCGCCCGAGGCGGTCGACCGACTGCTGGCGACGGATATCGAGCCCGTCAGTTGGACGGTGTCGGAACTCCACCTCTGGAGTCGCGCCCGGCGGGAGACGGCGTGGCGCGTGTCCCTGCCCCGACCCTAG
- a CDS encoding sulfurtransferase, translating into MNEDIVVTPEWLAANRDEVRVVDVRDAWEFDGIGHVPGAVNVPFDRFRSEAGDEGMLPGAAHWTELMEAAGIDADDRLVAYDDEHGVFAARFLVTALLYGHRDWHLLDGDFSAWNREYETTTEATEVAPSSYEVREPESSPLVDFETVRAALDTEAVIVDTREEWEYEEGHLPGAVQLDWRELVDEESRGLKSRGELESLLADRGITSDRRIVLYCNTARRISHTYVVLRHLGYERVDFYEGSLTEWNERGGPLEGSEVE; encoded by the coding sequence ATGAACGAGGACATCGTCGTCACCCCGGAGTGGCTCGCCGCCAACCGCGACGAGGTGCGGGTGGTCGACGTGCGCGACGCCTGGGAGTTCGACGGCATCGGTCACGTGCCCGGCGCGGTCAACGTCCCCTTCGACCGGTTCCGGAGCGAGGCGGGCGACGAGGGGATGCTCCCCGGAGCGGCACACTGGACGGAGCTGATGGAGGCGGCGGGAATCGACGCGGACGACCGGCTGGTCGCCTACGACGACGAACACGGCGTCTTCGCGGCCCGGTTCCTGGTGACGGCGTTGCTGTACGGCCACCGCGACTGGCACCTGCTCGACGGCGACTTCAGTGCGTGGAACCGGGAATACGAGACGACGACGGAAGCGACAGAGGTGGCGCCGTCGAGTTACGAGGTGCGGGAGCCGGAGTCCTCGCCGCTGGTGGATTTCGAGACGGTGCGGGCGGCACTCGACACCGAGGCCGTCATCGTCGACACGCGGGAGGAGTGGGAGTACGAGGAGGGACACCTCCCGGGCGCGGTACAGCTCGACTGGCGGGAACTCGTCGACGAGGAGAGCCGGGGGCTGAAATCCCGCGGGGAACTGGAGTCGCTACTGGCCGACCGGGGGATCACGAGCGACCGACGGATCGTCCTCTACTGCAACACGGCCCGGCGCATCAGCCACACGTACGTCGTCCTCAGACACCTGGGATACGAACGGGTCGACTTCTACGAGGGCAGTCTCACCGAGTGGAACGAGCGGGGCGGACCGCTGGAGGGAAGCGAGGTCGAGTGA
- a CDS encoding DUF7089 family protein: MFERRALPDHLEAVRERHAPDSIVLDADTDFETLPPATAEDLGLLVDALDPATYPESWVPEDAPRPLHRYAGSDFTVGLPGDGTVMWTRQTVPPTVLVKARAAGTPDAFLEFLLAEAFVRIGLDVPESFLPFFGDAYPDLDAAIPLGPAAVYQIAAALYEGWLGRRTRPIFADWDDDQPRLHDAWADAGDSLRGRVADLPGAVARGETEFADATELACSAIKHGLDLPAPFAALDTTAYVDYGPEYAVRWAATTFEKLSEGPVD, from the coding sequence ATGTTCGAGCGCCGGGCGCTCCCCGACCACCTGGAGGCCGTCCGTGAGCGACACGCTCCGGACTCGATCGTCCTCGACGCCGACACCGACTTCGAGACGCTGCCGCCGGCGACGGCCGAGGACCTCGGGTTGCTGGTCGACGCCCTCGATCCAGCGACCTACCCCGAATCGTGGGTGCCCGAGGATGCCCCTCGGCCGCTTCACCGGTACGCGGGTTCGGACTTTACCGTCGGCCTCCCGGGCGACGGGACGGTGATGTGGACCCGCCAGACCGTCCCCCCGACCGTCCTCGTGAAGGCCCGTGCGGCGGGTACGCCGGACGCCTTCCTCGAGTTTCTCCTCGCGGAGGCGTTCGTCCGGATCGGTCTCGACGTGCCCGAGTCGTTTCTCCCCTTCTTCGGGGACGCGTACCCCGACCTCGACGCGGCGATCCCGCTCGGACCCGCGGCGGTCTACCAGATCGCGGCGGCGCTCTACGAGGGGTGGCTCGGCCGCCGGACCCGACCGATCTTCGCCGACTGGGACGACGACCAGCCCCGCCTCCACGACGCGTGGGCCGACGCCGGCGACAGCCTCCGGGGCCGCGTCGCGGACCTCCCCGGCGCGGTCGCCCGCGGGGAGACGGAGTTCGCCGACGCGACCGAACTGGCCTGCTCGGCGATCAAGCACGGACTGGACCTGCCCGCCCCCTTCGCGGCCCTGGATACGACCGCCTACGTGGACTACGGCCCCGAGTACGCCGTCCGGTGGGCGGCGACGACCTTCGAGAAACTGAGCGAGGGGCCCGTCGACTGA
- a CDS encoding sulfurtransferase: MSDSAYAKDVLVSADWVDDHLDAFQSDDPDHRLVEVDVDTEAYDDGHAPGAIGFNWETQLQDQTTRDILSKEDFEDLLGSHGISEDSTVVLYGDNSNWFAAYTYWQFKYYGHDDVRLMDGGRDYWLENDYPLTEEVPEFSAVDYEASGPRESIRAYREDVENAIERGLPLVDVRSPEEFSGEILAPPGLQETAQRGGHIPGAKNISWAAVTNDDGTFKTREEIQDLYAEEGIDGEGTTVAYCRIGERSSVAWFALHELLGYEDTINYDGSWTEWGNLVGAPVEKGEADD; this comes from the coding sequence ATGTCAGACTCAGCGTACGCGAAAGACGTTCTGGTGTCGGCGGACTGGGTGGACGACCACCTGGACGCCTTCCAGAGCGACGATCCGGACCACCGGCTCGTGGAGGTCGACGTCGACACCGAGGCCTACGACGATGGTCACGCGCCCGGCGCCATCGGCTTCAACTGGGAGACTCAGCTGCAGGACCAGACGACGCGCGACATCCTCTCGAAGGAGGACTTCGAGGACCTCCTGGGGAGCCACGGCATCTCCGAGGACTCCACCGTCGTCCTGTACGGGGACAACTCCAACTGGTTCGCGGCCTACACCTACTGGCAGTTCAAGTACTACGGCCACGACGACGTCCGCCTGATGGACGGCGGCCGCGACTACTGGCTCGAGAACGACTATCCGCTCACCGAGGAGGTCCCCGAGTTCTCCGCGGTCGACTACGAGGCGTCCGGCCCCCGCGAGAGCATCCGCGCCTACCGCGAGGACGTCGAGAACGCCATCGAGCGCGGCCTTCCGCTCGTGGACGTCCGAAGCCCCGAGGAGTTCTCCGGCGAGATCCTCGCGCCCCCGGGACTGCAGGAGACCGCCCAGCGCGGCGGCCACATCCCCGGCGCGAAGAACATCTCGTGGGCCGCCGTCACCAACGACGACGGCACGTTCAAGACCCGCGAGGAGATCCAGGACCTCTACGCCGAGGAAGGCATCGACGGCGAGGGGACGACCGTCGCCTACTGCCGGATCGGCGAACGATCCTCGGTCGCCTGGTTCGCGCTCCACGAACTCCTCGGCTACGAGGACACCATCAACTACGACGGCTCCTGGACCGAGTGGGGCAACCTCGTCGGTGCCCCGGTCGAGAAAGGCGAGGCCGACGACTAG
- a CDS encoding DUF2391 family protein, whose product MVGATRRFRLADTAQQIVGGFLLAGPFVVTEEVWTLAADMTWIQALATVGIVLAIGYGTLYKADDRDPDSESEVGGVPLRFVSLILVSYCSVLVLALSFGAPGTFLDGEAGRTVGVGGLTVAVGTIEVTLKAVSVGAVFSVIGAATADSLF is encoded by the coding sequence ATGGTCGGCGCGACGCGGCGGTTCAGGTTGGCCGACACCGCCCAGCAGATCGTCGGGGGGTTCCTCCTAGCGGGCCCGTTCGTCGTCACGGAGGAGGTGTGGACGCTGGCCGCCGACATGACGTGGATACAGGCGCTGGCGACCGTCGGGATCGTCCTCGCGATCGGGTACGGGACGCTCTACAAGGCCGACGACCGGGACCCCGACAGCGAGTCCGAGGTCGGTGGCGTGCCGCTCCGGTTCGTCTCCCTGATCCTCGTCTCCTACTGCTCGGTGCTCGTCCTCGCCCTGTCGTTCGGGGCGCCCGGGACGTTCCTCGACGGGGAGGCGGGGCGGACGGTCGGAGTCGGCGGCCTCACCGTCGCGGTCGGTACCATCGAAGTGACGCTCAAGGCCGTCAGCGTCGGCGCGGTGTTCAGCGTCATCGGCGCCGCGACGGCCGATTCGCTGTTCTGA
- a CDS encoding AI-2E family transporter — MTLQRRYVLGALLALLALVAGALLADVLATVFFAITVAYLLFPLREELTRRGFSLWRASFVTTLVAALAVVVLAAPPVLVVVTRIDAIVAFLAALPPTLSVELYGLSASVTLSQARTVAVSFGRQLARSFAVVAPVLALKLTVFGMVLFALLSRPADTHRATLAVVPAGYRDVVRALSRRTRATLFGIYVLQAATAVGTFAVALVLFFLLGYPYFLTLAVLAAILQFLPVIGPSILIAVLALVHLASGDPSQALLVFVTGSLLVAWLPDVVIRPRLSRETADLPGSLYFVGFVGGLLTVGAVGVIAGPLVVGLVVETAELLSTELNDVHVGEE; from the coding sequence GTGACCCTCCAACGTCGATACGTCCTGGGTGCGCTCCTCGCCCTCCTGGCGCTCGTCGCCGGCGCCCTCCTCGCTGACGTGCTCGCGACGGTCTTTTTCGCCATCACCGTCGCCTACCTCCTCTTTCCCCTCCGCGAGGAGCTGACCCGCCGAGGGTTCTCGCTGTGGCGGGCCAGCTTCGTCACGACGCTCGTGGCCGCCCTCGCCGTCGTCGTCCTCGCCGCGCCGCCGGTGTTGGTGGTCGTCACCCGCATCGACGCCATCGTCGCCTTCCTCGCGGCGCTCCCACCGACTCTCTCGGTGGAACTCTACGGGCTCTCGGCGAGCGTCACCCTCTCACAGGCCCGGACCGTCGCCGTCTCCTTCGGCCGTCAGCTCGCCCGATCTTTCGCCGTCGTCGCCCCCGTCCTCGCCCTCAAGCTGACGGTGTTCGGAATGGTGCTGTTCGCCCTCCTCTCCCGCCCGGCCGACACGCACCGGGCGACCCTCGCGGTCGTTCCGGCCGGCTACCGCGACGTGGTCCGGGCGCTGAGTCGACGGACCCGCGCCACCCTCTTCGGTATCTACGTCCTGCAGGCGGCGACGGCCGTCGGCACTTTCGCCGTCGCGCTCGTGCTCTTTTTTCTGCTCGGTTACCCCTACTTCCTCACGCTCGCCGTCCTCGCGGCCATCCTGCAGTTCCTCCCAGTGATCGGACCATCGATCCTGATCGCCGTCCTCGCTCTCGTCCACCTGGCGTCGGGCGACCCGTCCCAGGCCCTCCTAGTGTTCGTCACCGGGTCCCTCCTCGTGGCCTGGCTTCCCGACGTGGTGATCCGCCCCCGGCTGTCGCGTGAAACCGCCGACCTGCCCGGGAGCCTCTATTTCGTCGGCTTCGTCGGCGGCCTCCTGACGGTCGGTGCCGTCGGGGTCATCGCCGGCCCGCTCGTCGTCGGCCTCGTCGTCGAGACGGCGGAACTCCTCTCCACGGAACTCAACGACGTCCACGTCGGGGAGGAGTAG